The Sulfurimonas sp. HSL3-2 genome segment CTGTCAAACGCAGTTTGAGGTAATGCACTAATGCGTCTTTCCAGTTTTTCAATACGTTTTAAAAGCTCATCTGAGATATCTTTTAGATTATCGTAGTATCTTCTTGCAATATCCTGCTCTGTTTCAGAGACTTTCTTTCTTAGATTGAACAGTTTTGAAAAGAATGATTTATCCGCATCACCAAAATATATTTTGAATATCTTAATATATTCATCATGCAGTTCTTGGTGTTTTTTCCCGATCTCAGCGACACAGTCCATACCCGGCATAAGAGCGATCTCCTGCCCGTCACTATAAAACCACTGACCAAACATACACTCGGTATAATCAACCGGTATAGCATCTTTCTCAACGGGAATATTCGATATTAAAGCCCTTGCTCTTTGTAGCCACTTTAAATGGGCTTTTTTTGCATTTCTAAGATGTTCTAAAACTTCATTTTTATCCATATCTAATTCCTGTGATAACTGTGTTTTAATATGTTATTATATCTTATATTATAATAACATTTTTTAAAGTATTAAACTAGTTTATTTCTTAAAATTATTTATATTATCTTTTGTAACCTTATAAGTGTGGAGAATAGTATAGCCTCTTTATCGATATTGCTTGACTTAAGTTTGAGTTCTGATGAAAGCAGCAGATCTAACATATTTTTATATGTCGAAGGTTTAAACTTTAAGGAAAATGTAGCTTTTTCTTTTAAGATAAACTGCGGCAGATTGTATCCCAGGATCTCGATCGAGTTTGGTGTCCCGTTTACACGTATATAGATGTTAAAAAGATAGAGCTGCGTTATAAATGCGGTAAGCGCGGTTATTATCCTTATCTCATCTTCACCGCTTTCAAGTATTTTTTCCAGACTTTCTTTAAAATCATGTTTCATAAGGATCTTGTTTATCAGTTGTTCGATTGTTATTTGAGCCAAGCCGTATACAAGTTCGTCGATATCTTTGGTGCTGATCTCTTTATTATAGAGTCTTAGCTTTTCCAGTTCAGCCGTTGCAAGAGAGATGTCGTTGTTTTGAGCCTGCAGAAGATGGTTGATGGTGTACTTGTCCATCTTGATCTCCGCTTTATGAGCTTCATCGGAGATATAAGCGATAGCTTCACCGTGAGTAGGTTCGAAAAAGCGTACGCTCATCCCGCCGGCTTTTGCGGCAAATGCTTTATCGCAAGTCTTGTAGTCACTTCCATAGTAAGCATAGATAAAACGGTTTGTAGGGTTTTTTTGACATACTTCCACAAGCTTGTCAAGATCGGCTTTTGGGACTTTTTTCTCTGTTTTTATGAGCAGGATATTTGCATCTCCAAAGAGGGAACCTTGTGACATATGGGCATATGCAGTCGCAAAGTTATACTCATCATGGTACATATTTAGTTTGGAAGCATCTTCCATCTCTGAGAGCAGCTTTGCATATCTGTCTATAAAAAAGTGGCTCTCTCCAAAAAGGATGATCGCATTGGAGAGGGTGTTGTTGGTTATATGTTGGTCAAACTCTTTTTTATACATCTAGTTATTACTTTGCTATTTTTTGTACTACTGTCGTACTGATCTTCGTTGTAGCTATATCTACCTCTTCGATGATCACTTCCACGTCATCAAAAAGCATCACAGGGATCTGTGATCTTACATGTAAGGTCGCCCCGACTATCTCGTCGTTAAGTTTTGCTATGAGATGCGGGTCTGTGGCTTCGATGCGCGCTTTAAACTTCTTACCTACATGTTTGGCTGCCCAGCGTGCATATTTTCTATCCATAAAACGGAATTCGACATCCGCACTTTCACGCTCTTTCTCACTTACTGCGATCGTAAGCGACT includes the following:
- a CDS encoding CZB domain-containing protein; this translates as MDKNEVLEHLRNAKKAHLKWLQRARALISNIPVEKDAIPVDYTECMFGQWFYSDGQEIALMPGMDCVAEIGKKHQELHDEYIKIFKIYFGDADKSFFSKLFNLRKKVSETEQDIARRYYDNLKDISDELLKRIEKLERRISALPQTAFDRD
- the holA gene encoding DNA polymerase III subunit delta, which produces MYKKEFDQHITNNTLSNAIILFGESHFFIDRYAKLLSEMEDASKLNMYHDEYNFATAYAHMSQGSLFGDANILLIKTEKKVPKADLDKLVEVCQKNPTNRFIYAYYGSDYKTCDKAFAAKAGGMSVRFFEPTHGEAIAYISDEAHKAEIKMDKYTINHLLQAQNNDISLATAELEKLRLYNKEISTKDIDELVYGLAQITIEQLINKILMKHDFKESLEKILESGEDEIRIITALTAFITQLYLFNIYIRVNGTPNSIEILGYNLPQFILKEKATFSLKFKPSTYKNMLDLLLSSELKLKSSNIDKEAILFSTLIRLQKII